The genomic segment GCTTACTATCAAAAGAATCAAACCAAAAACAAGCCAAACAATGCCGGCCTTTAGACTCATTGCGTGTGCTTTAAGCTCAGCCTGCATTTCATCTTCAAAAACATCGCCTTTGCTTTTTACGGCAGCAAAAACGGACCAGCCTATCAGTGCAAAAAATCCGATTAAAAGCCATATGCCTTCCATGAGCGTCAAACGATAGTCCAATAATGCATATCCGCTTGCAAGCACAATCAAAACCAAAAGCGGAATTTCTTTTTTAACTATTTTAGAATGAACGGCTATAGGGGCGATCATAGCCGTCACACCCAATATAAGCGCGATATTGACAATGTTGGATCCTAGGGCATTGCCTAGCGCCAATGAAGGGTTTCCTTCATATGCTGCAATTGCAGAAACCACCATTTCAGGCGCGCTTGTGCCAAACCCGACAATCAAAATACCGATCAAAAGTGTCGGCATCCCTAAATGTTTGGCTGTCGCTGCTGCTCCTTCGACAAACTTATCCGCACTCCAAACCAAAAGCGCAAAACCTGCGATAATGGCCAACAAATACATTAACATCCAACCTCTTTTTTGTAAAATTGCAATCGCTTATTTCTAGTTAAACAGCTTTTTGCTTTTGGGCTTAAGCGCCGCACTATCAAATCATCAGCGTTTTATATGCTGTCTGCTTTTTTATTTTGCTATTTTATCCAAATTACATAGCCAGCAAAGACACCCGCATCAAACATTTTTAAATCGGTCATGAGAAAGGAAGTAATTTTAGAGGCCAAACCGTTTATCTCTATGAAACCGCCCCGCCCTTTGAAAGGAAAAAATTCATGCCGCCCCGCTTGCAATACGGCATGACAGAAAGATAGCACAAGGCTACATATTCAGCTTTTTTGCATCTTTAACACAATAACGTGCATGCGGCATAGCGCGCAACCGTTCAAGCGAAATGACGTCGCCGCTTTCTTCACATATGCCATACGTGCCTTTATCTATCTTGGAAAGGGCATGGATGACCTCTGAAAGTTCGTGCTGCTGCTGCGCTAAAAGCGTATTGTCGTGCATGCTTTCTCTTTCCAATGACGCCAAATCTTCCATATCGTTGATTCCGTCTTCACTGCCGACAACCAGCTCAAGCTCGTTTCTTAACCCCAAAATCGTATTTTGCAGTTTTGTTTTCATTTGTGCTAATTGTGTTCTAAATTCTTCAAGTTCTTTTTTTGTCATTCTATTCTCCGTTTTCTATATAATAATGCCAATTTGTTAAAATTATGATTAATCATGATACCCGTCTAAACCAAAAAGATCGGCCGATTTCATTTTTTGTTTGCCCAACAGCATGCAAAACCGAAGTCATAAAAAATTAGAAATTGTGCTAAAATAA from the Sulfurovum sp. UBA12169 genome contains:
- a CDS encoding calcium/sodium antiporter (YrbG; inner membrane protein involved in cell envelope integrity; putative sodium ion/calcium ion exchanger; in E. coli it is non essential for cell viability; member of the YRBG family of cation/Ca2+ exchangers) yields the protein MLMYLLAIIAGFALLVWSADKFVEGAAATAKHLGMPTLLIGILIVGFGTSAPEMVVSAIAAYEGNPSLALGNALGSNIVNIALILGVTAMIAPIAVHSKIVKKEIPLLVLIVLASGYALLDYRLTLMEGIWLLIGFFALIGWSVFAAVKSKGDVFEDEMQAELKAHAMSLKAGIVWLVFGLILLIVSSRVLVWGAVGTAQEFGVSDLIIGLTIVALGTSLPELAASVIAARKGEHDIAIGNVVGSNMFNLLAVVGIATVISPVDTMPFEVLQRDWMVMFVLTLALLAMAYKANGGNGTLTRAKGISLILCYIAYNTYLGIGLEV